A window from Culex pipiens pallens isolate TS chromosome 3, TS_CPP_V2, whole genome shotgun sequence encodes these proteins:
- the LOC120432340 gene encoding homeotic protein female sterile-like, which yields MKLAIVLCVLGTALALPDGYHYDPPAVTSTLYFPSIPEDDCEQPAQLPEVTYQKELPTYTQHTSHVYTAPVKQQVQVLQPLKTHVTYEKEQVQNVWGSSGQQAQSTVWGSLGSLQKIEPAPQKVQQLNLWDTSKQQQQQQQQSSSWGVSSSSNANAWSSASQQQEQSSIWVKPQHHIEEVFKHVYVHVPPEDKEEYQPPQIIQPVAHKQKHYKIIFIKAPSPPSPKSVVVPPQPQNEEKTIVYVLHQKPEHRQEVIVQKPEPAKQNKPEVFFIKYKNQKQQVKKEVKYVSSTAAPASWEAKSSSGSSSYSSGASSGSSYSFVSSTAAPVVYSTAAPVVKIVESAPVSYSSSSSSSSSSNTGYSGGDSGSYSFVSSTASPIAYTTGHSVKVVETAPISTGYDYSSNQGSSGSSYSSFSSGSGAQSSGYESYVDLGNSGYSGFTSGGSGLGVINVGANDYSASISSSTVAPIAKSSSYVSTTPHSIVSSTIGFGGELSVRNSGSSGYSQRSSGRSRGTTIGTTKKPCRRCGSSTSAPLVVHENTYTSNVY from the coding sequence ATGAAACTAGCTATAGTGTTGTGTGTTTTGGGCACGGCCCTCGCTTTGCCCGATGGATACCATTACGATCCTCCTGCAGTGACTAGTACCTTGTATTTCCCTTCAATCCCTGAGGATGATTGTGAACAGCCGGCGCAGCTGCCGGAAGTGACGTACCAGAAAGAGCTGCCAACCTACACTCAGCACACCTCGCACGTGTACACTGCTCCAGTGAAACAACAGGTGCAGGTTCTTCAACCGCTGAAGACCCATGTTACTTACGAAAAAGAACAAGTCCAAAACGTGTGGGGTTCATCCGGACAGCAAGCTCAGAGCACTGTTTGGGGATCGCTCGGATCGTTGCAAAAGATCGAACCAGCGCCACAGAAGGTTCAACAGTTGAACCTCTGGGACACTAgcaagcagcagcaacaacaacagcaacagtcTAGCTCGTGGGGAGTTTCGTCGAGTTCAAACGCTAACGCATGGAGTTCTGCTTCCCAACAGCAAGAACAGTCCAGCATTTGGGTAAAGCCACAACATCATATCGAGGAAGTTTTCAAGCACGTGTACGTTCATGTCCCGCCAGAGGACAAGGAAGAGTACCAGCCACCACAAATTATCCAGCCagttgcccacaagcagaagcaCTACAAGATTATCTTCATCAAGGCTCCCAGCCCTCCATCGCCCAAGTCGGTTGTCGTGCCTCCTCAGCCACAAAATGAAGAGAAAACGATTGTGTACGTCCTGCACCAGAAGCCGGAACACCGTCAGGAAGTGATTGTGCAGAAACCGGAACCAGCGAAGCAGAACAAGCCTGAAGTATTCTTCATCAAGTACAAGAACCAGAAGCAACAAGTTAAAAAAGAAGTGAAATATGTTTCGTCTACGGCTGCTCCAGCTTCCTGGGAAGCTAAGTCCAGCAGTGGTTCCAGCAGTTATTCCTCCGGTGCTTCTTCTGGATCAAGTTACTCGTTTGTCAGCAGCACCGCGGCTCCGGTCGTGTACTCTACCGCAGCTCCCGTTGTAAAAATTGTTGAGTCCGCTCCTGTTTCCTACTCCAGCtcgtccagcagcagcagcagcagcaacaccgGATACTCCGGTGGAGATTCTGGAAGTTATTCCTTTGTCAGCAGCACCGCATCCCCGATCGCTTACACCACCGGACACAGCGTGAAGGTTGTTGAAACCGCACCAATCAGCACTGGATACGACTACTCGTCCAACCAGGGAAGTTCCGGCAGTAGCTACAGCAGCTTCTCAAGCGGAAGTGGGGCCCAATCTAGCGGCTACGAAAGCTATGTCGATCTCGGAAACTCTGGTTACTCGGGATTCACCAGTGGTGGAAGCGGTCTGGGAGTGATCAACGTTGGTGCTAACGATTACTCTGCTTCAATCTCCAGCAGCACGGTTGCGCCGATTGCCAAGAGCTCTTCTTACGTCAGCACGACTCCACATAGCATCGTAAGCAGCACGATCGGTTTTGGAGGAGAACTCTCTGTCCGGAACTCCGGAAGCAGTGGATATTCGCAGCGGTCAAGCGGACGCAGCCGTGGAACCACCATCGGCACGACCAAGAAACCTTGCCGTCGTTGCGGTAGCTCGACCAGCGCACCACTCGTTGTTCACGAAAACACGTACACCTCCAACGTGTACTAG